The Candidatus Binatus sp. genomic interval CCAGAACGGCAGCTTGAGAACGCGATCCTTGGGCCAATCGACGGGCCGCACCTCGGCAACCAGGTTGTTGTCGCCGAGGATGAACTGGCGATTGCGGAAATTTATTTCGACTTCTTCCGCGCTCGCAAAAATTCGCCGTGGCGCCTTCGGCGGCGGCGCCGGCTTCGCGCAGTCAACGATCGCGAGCGCGATCAATGCGAGCGCGAGCCTTGGCGCGCCGCGCGCAAATCGCTCAAGCCGCACGGGCGTTGTAATGCGATGCGATCTCGCGTCCCACCAGCTCGATTTGCTGCGGCCACGCCGCCGGCTCCGCGATCGGCCACAGCACGAACTTGTCGAGCCCCTGGGCGACGTATTCGCTGAGCCGCGCGAAGATATCTTCCGCCGAGCCGTAAACCGATCGCTCGAGGAATTGCTCCGCCCCGCGGCCCATCGCGGAGAGCATCGGGCGCATCTCTTCGAGCGCTTTCTCGCGCGTCGCCGCGATTCGGCAGAGCAGGATCAGTCCCGACTCGATATGCGCATTCGCGCGGCCGTAGCCGGCTGCATAATCGCGAACCTTCGCCATGCTCGCGCCGAATTCCTCTGGCGTCTGGAACGACGCGAATAATCCATCGGCCAGCCGCGCCGCGCGCTTCAGCGCCGCATCCGATTTGCCGCCGACCCAGATATCCATCGTGCCGAAATCATTGTTGGTGCGCGGCGTTGGCCGCGGATCGATCGTCACGTTGTCGAAGTTGAAAAACTTGCCGTGATAGCTCGCGTTCGGTTCGCGCCACACGGTGCGTAGCACCTCGATTCCTTCGTCGAGGCGCTTGCCGCGCGATTCGAGCGGAATTCCGCAGGCCGCGTAGTCGGCGAGGTTGGCGCCGGTGCCGACCGCCATCACCATCCGGCCGTGCGACAGATAATCGAGCGACGCGAACGATTTCGCGACCAGCAGCGGATGCCGCAAGTTGAGCAGCAGCACGCTCGGCCCGAGTTTCATCCGCGTCGTGCGCGAGGCGAGCAGCGAGAGCGTGGCGACCACGTCGAGTTCCGGCGAGGGCGCGAGCAGGTGATCCGAGAGCCAGAACGAATCGAGCCCCCACTCTTCAGCGTGCTCGGCGACGCGTACAATCATGTCCGTGGAGGGCATCCCGAGACGCCAGAGTCCGAATCCGACACCGATTTTAACTTGTTTCATTAGGCAATAGGTTCCTTTGTTTGCGCATACCGTCCAAGAATATTAGCATAGGCAGCCTTTATGGGTCTGAACCACGGCTCTTCGAATGGCGCGCCCGTCACAGTGACACTGTTGGGCACGGGCGACGCTTTTGCGAGTTGCGGACGCTCGCAGGCCGGCTATCTGATCGATGCGCCGGCGGGGTGCGTCCTGCTCGAAGCCGGGCCCGGCCTCCTCGCCGCACTCAAGAAAAATAGCTTCCCGACCGACAGCTTCGATCTCCTTCTCATCAGCCACCTGCACGGCGATCATTACGGCGGCCTTCCCTTTCTTATCCTCGAATATATGTTTGAGGCCAAACGCAAGCGCGTGCTCACTATCGCGGGGCCACGGCAACTCGAGGAGCGCACCTGGCGCCTGATGCGCACGATGTTCCCGCATTTCGACCTCGACCAGATCAAGCATAAGCTCAAATTCGTCGTGCTTGAACCCGGCACGACCACGCGCCTCGGCAAGTTCAGCGTCTCCGCGATTCGAAGTCCGCACACCAAGCCCGATATTTCATTGTCGTTGCGCGTCGATGGCGGCGGCAAGTCGATCGTTTTCTCCGGCGACACCGGCTGGAACGATCACCTGGTCAAGCTCAGCGAGGGCGCCGATCTGTTCCTCTGCGAATGCACCTATTACGAAAGCGCACAGTTGACCTTTCATCTCAACTATCCGCTACTCGCCGCCAACCGTGATAAGTTCAAGGTTCGCCGGATGGTGCTGACGCATCTTGGGCGCGAAGTCCTGAATCGCGAAAATGAAGTCGCGATCGAGATGGGCTTCGACGGGATGAAGATCGAAATCTGATTTTTTCAGCACGCACACCATCATTGAGCGTCGCAGCTTATCGATGAAAAAGGATTCGCGATGGGAATAGTTCAGGGCAAGCGGGCGCTGGTGGTCGGCGTCGCCAACGACAAAAGTCTCGCGTGGCAAATCGCGCAAACGCTCGCGAAGGAAGGCGCCGAAGTCGCGCTCACCTATCAGGGCGAAGTGCTCGAGAAGCGCGTGCGTCCGCTCGCGGCGCAAATCGACGCGACCGTGATCGGCGAGCTTGACGTCACCAATGACGCGCAGATCGAATCGGTGTTCGCCGCGCTGAAGGAAAAGTGGGGCGGCCTCGATCTGCTGGTGCATGCGGTGGCGTTCGCCGAGCGCGAGAACCTGCGCGATCGCTTCCTCACCGTCAGCCGCGAGAACTTCGCCCGCTCGATGGAAATCAGCGCCTACTCGCTGGTCGCGCTGGCGCGTGCGGCCGAGCCGCTGATGGAAGCGTGCGGCGGCGGTTCGATCATCACGCTGACCTATCTCGGCGCGGTCCGCGCGATTCCCAATTACAACATGATGGGTGTCGCGAAGGCGGCTCTGGAAGCCTGCGTGCGCTATCTTTCGATCGATCTGGGCGCGAAGAATATCCGCGTCAATGCGCTCAGCGCCGGCCCCGCGCGGACGCTCTCATCGTCGGCCATCCGCGATTTTCACACCATGACGCATCAGGTCGAAGAGCGCTCGCCGCTGCGGCGCGGCATGAAGCCCGAGGAAGTCGGCACGATGGCGGCGGCGGTGCTGAGCGATTTTTCCAGCGGCGTCACCGGCCAGACGATTTACGTGGACGTCGGCTTCAATATCATGGGATTCTAGAAAGCGTCGCGTCGTCGCCTCGAGCCGGATTCGCGACAGGCCTCAAAAAAGGAGCATCGTGATGGCAATAGTCACAGTCCCGCAGCTCTCCGACAATTACGCGTACCTGGTGATTGACGATGCCAGTATGGAATGCGCGGTGGTCGATTGCGCCGAGGCCGACAAGGTGATCGCGGCCGCCAAAGCGCACGGCCTCAAGCTGAGCGCGGTGCTGACGACGCATTGGCACGGCGATCATTGCGGCGGCAATCAGGACATCGCGTCGAAAGTCGCGGGCATCAAGGTGTTCGGCGCAAGCGCCGAGGGCGGCAAAATCCCGGCGCTGACCAATCCCGTCAAAGATGGCGACACGGTGAAAATCGGCGCGCTCGAAGGACGCGTGATCGGCATCCCGGCGCACACCAACGGACACGTCGCGTACTACTTCCCCGCACTCGGCGCGGTCTTCACTGGCGATACGATGTTCATCGGCGGATGCGGCCGCGTGTTCGAAGGCAAGGCCGCGACGATGGTCGAATCGCTCGGCAAGCTCACCAGCCTGCCCGACTCGACCGAAGTATATTGCGGCCACGAGTACACGGAAAAAAATCTGCGCTTCGCGCTGACGCTCGAACCCGGCAATCAGGCATTGCGGGCGCGTCACGAATGGAGCCTCAAGACTCGGGCGGCGAACAAATTCACCGTGCCGTCGACTATCGGCGATGAAAAAAAGACCAATCCGTTTCTCAGGACCTCGAGTCCCGAGTTGCGCACCAACTTGAAAAAACGCGACCCCTCGATTCCTGACGATCCGGTCGCGATCTTTGCCAAGGCCCGCGAACTAAAAGACAACTTCTAACTCTTTGCGAGGTGACGTTATGGCCGCGTCGTCCAATGCCAGTGTTGCGGAAACGCTGAACAGTTTTTTTCGATCGGTCGAGTCGTTGCAGCTCGAGAGCGTCGCGCCGTTCTTCGAGGAGGACGCGCAGATGTTCTCGCCACTCGGAGCCTTTCCCGCAAGACTCGACGGCCGCGCCGCCATCATGGCCCAGTTCAAAGCGATCGCCGACTTCGTAAGGCAGGCGCCTGAGCCGCTCAAGATCGAGCCGCGCGATTTGAACATCCGCGAGCACGGCGATGTCGCGCTGATCACGTTTCATTTGCAGCCCAATGCGGGACCGCTCCATCGCCGCACTTTCATGATGCGCCGCGGCGCGTCTGGTTGGCGCATCGCGCACATCCACGCGTCGATCGCCAGCACCACGATGTAATCGCGGCGAGCTAGAACGGCTTCAGCACCGTCAGCAGCAGAATCGCGATCAGCAACAGGCTGACTGCGCCGTGGATGATGCTGAACTCGCGATGCGTCGCCTGACTTGGATTGTCTTCGAGAAACATGATCCGGCGATAAAAGCGCACGTGATAAAAGAGCAACACCGCGACCATCAACAGCTTCAGATGCAGCCATCCCTGCCGCAGCACCGACGGCTCCATCAGCACCAACAGGATGCCCAGCGCGATCGTGATCGCGGCGCCAACATTGGTGCCGATCTCGAACAGGCTGCGCGCGGCGCCCAGCAACCGTTCCTTCGTCAGGCCGACTTCCTCGGGCACCCGCGCGAGCAGGCTCGCGATCATCAACAGGCCGCCGAGCCAGTAAATAACGCCGAAAATGTGCAATGCGGTTATGAAGCCGCGTGCCCCCATCGTGTCCCCCTAGACGCCGCCGGTTTCGATTCCATTGCAGAGCGCGAACGCCAGCAGCGCGATCGCGGCGCCGCCGAAGTATGGCGCCGACGGCCCCATCAATTGATATAGAATGCCGCCCGCGATCGGACCGCAAATTCGCGCGAGCGACAACGCCGATTGATTCACGCCGAGCACTTCGCCTTGCAGGTGCCGCTCCGTATTGCGCGAGATGAGGCTAGCAATCGACGGACTCGCGAGTCCGTAACCCACGGCGATTATCGCGAGCATCGCGAGCAGCGCATCGCGCGATGCGATCGTTCCCATCGGTGCGAGCCCTATCGCCATCGCGACGAGACCGAGCCGCACCAGGCGTGCCTCGCCAACTTTGTGCACGATCACGCCGAGCAGATAACCCTGCGCGACTGCCTGCATCAATCCGGTGAACGCGAGCAGGACGCCGATGCCGAACGCGCCGTAGCCGTAAATCGCGGGCACCATCAGCGCGAACGTCGCCTCGAGCGTGGCGAACGAGAAGGTCAGCAGAAATGCGATCGCGAACATCCGCGCCAATCGATGTTGTACCAGCTCGCGCGGAATCGCCAGCACCGGTGCGATGAAATGGCGCAAATC includes:
- a CDS encoding LLM class flavin-dependent oxidoreductase, with the protein product MKQVKIGVGFGLWRLGMPSTDMIVRVAEHAEEWGLDSFWLSDHLLAPSPELDVVATLSLLASRTTRMKLGPSVLLLNLRHPLLVAKSFASLDYLSHGRMVMAVGTGANLADYAACGIPLESRGKRLDEGIEVLRTVWREPNASYHGKFFNFDNVTIDPRPTPRTNNDFGTMDIWVGGKSDAALKRAARLADGLFASFQTPEEFGASMAKVRDYAAGYGRANAHIESGLILLCRIAATREKALEEMRPMLSAMGRGAEQFLERSVYGSAEDIFARLSEYVAQGLDKFVLWPIAEPAAWPQQIELVGREIASHYNARAA
- a CDS encoding MBL fold metallo-hydrolase; protein product: MGLNHGSSNGAPVTVTLLGTGDAFASCGRSQAGYLIDAPAGCVLLEAGPGLLAALKKNSFPTDSFDLLLISHLHGDHYGGLPFLILEYMFEAKRKRVLTIAGPRQLEERTWRLMRTMFPHFDLDQIKHKLKFVVLEPGTTTRLGKFSVSAIRSPHTKPDISLSLRVDGGGKSIVFSGDTGWNDHLVKLSEGADLFLCECTYYESAQLTFHLNYPLLAANRDKFKVRRMVLTHLGREVLNRENEVAIEMGFDGMKIEI
- a CDS encoding enoyl-ACP reductase, whose translation is MGIVQGKRALVVGVANDKSLAWQIAQTLAKEGAEVALTYQGEVLEKRVRPLAAQIDATVIGELDVTNDAQIESVFAALKEKWGGLDLLVHAVAFAERENLRDRFLTVSRENFARSMEISAYSLVALARAAEPLMEACGGGSIITLTYLGAVRAIPNYNMMGVAKAALEACVRYLSIDLGAKNIRVNALSAGPARTLSSSAIRDFHTMTHQVEERSPLRRGMKPEEVGTMAAAVLSDFSSGVTGQTIYVDVGFNIMGF
- the gloB gene encoding hydroxyacylglutathione hydrolase: MAIVTVPQLSDNYAYLVIDDASMECAVVDCAEADKVIAAAKAHGLKLSAVLTTHWHGDHCGGNQDIASKVAGIKVFGASAEGGKIPALTNPVKDGDTVKIGALEGRVIGIPAHTNGHVAYYFPALGAVFTGDTMFIGGCGRVFEGKAATMVESLGKLTSLPDSTEVYCGHEYTEKNLRFALTLEPGNQALRARHEWSLKTRAANKFTVPSTIGDEKKTNPFLRTSSPELRTNLKKRDPSIPDDPVAIFAKARELKDNF
- a CDS encoding nuclear transport factor 2 family protein encodes the protein MAASSNASVAETLNSFFRSVESLQLESVAPFFEEDAQMFSPLGAFPARLDGRAAIMAQFKAIADFVRQAPEPLKIEPRDLNIREHGDVALITFHLQPNAGPLHRRTFMMRRGASGWRIAHIHASIASTTM
- a CDS encoding CopD family protein, with protein sequence MGARGFITALHIFGVIYWLGGLLMIASLLARVPEEVGLTKERLLGAARSLFEIGTNVGAAITIALGILLVLMEPSVLRQGWLHLKLLMVAVLLFYHVRFYRRIMFLEDNPSQATHREFSIIHGAVSLLLIAILLLTVLKPF